A portion of the Clostridium gelidum genome contains these proteins:
- a CDS encoding DUF624 domain-containing protein translates to MKKDFYDKPIYTISNYIINFFLSSVYLSICNILLILFFIFTAIDPRNFSLLLLFICLIPLGPSLGALYSTIGKIIREKDIYFSSYFWSSYKNNFVSYLKLWLIEIILLTILFIDFQYFYLNMPEKGIHIIFVVLIIISLVIGFYTFPINSRFEIKLKDLFIISIYYMIKKFPTTILKIAVIILIYYLSNKISIIFLIFIPNIICFIFFYYDKSIFTELETKFLSSDSNK, encoded by the coding sequence ATGAAAAAAGATTTTTACGATAAACCAATTTACACAATATCAAATTATATTATTAACTTTTTTTTAAGTAGTGTTTATTTATCTATTTGTAATATACTACTTATACTATTTTTTATTTTTACTGCAATAGATCCAAGGAACTTTAGTTTATTACTCCTATTTATTTGTTTGATACCTTTAGGTCCCTCTTTAGGCGCTCTATACTCTACAATTGGTAAAATAATTCGCGAAAAAGATATATACTTCTCATCATATTTTTGGAGTTCATATAAAAATAATTTTGTATCTTACTTAAAACTTTGGTTAATTGAGATTATTCTACTTACTATATTATTCATTGATTTTCAGTACTTCTATTTAAATATGCCAGAAAAAGGTATTCATATAATTTTTGTTGTATTAATTATAATATCATTAGTAATAGGCTTCTATACCTTCCCTATAAACTCTAGATTTGAAATTAAATTAAAGGATTTATTTATTATATCAATATACTATATGATAAAAAAATTCCCAACAACTATATTAAAAATTGCTGTTATTATCTTAATTTATTATTTATCAAACAAAATTTCAATTATATTCTTAATTTTTATACCTAATATAATTTGTTTTATATTTTTTTACTATGATAAAAGTATATTTACAGAACTTGAAACTAAATTTTTATCATCTGATAGCAATAAATAA
- a CDS encoding carbohydrate ABC transporter permease — protein sequence MKKSADVKLFNGISYGLITIIALLCLIPFALVVMGSITDEKEIIANGFSLFPQSFSLEAYRTALKEPVAILRAYGVTISLTTIGTALGLFTVAMTAYVLQRKDFRWRNKFSFFFYFTTLFSGGLVPWYILMVRYLDLKDSYLSLLLPPMLSVFNIILMKSYLGGIPKALTEAAKIDGAGDFEIFWKIILPLSKPALATVGLFIAIGYWNDWYNSMLFINNENLYSLQYYLYKIVNNVEAYKTVLSQTGGSVGSAINMPSESLKMALTVIVTGPIILVYPFIQKYFVSGITIGAVKE from the coding sequence ATGAAAAAATCTGCAGACGTAAAATTATTTAATGGAATAAGTTATGGTTTGATTACAATAATAGCACTGCTATGTTTAATACCATTTGCACTTGTTGTAATGGGATCAATCACTGATGAGAAAGAGATTATTGCTAATGGATTTTCACTTTTTCCACAAAGTTTTTCATTAGAAGCATATAGAACAGCATTAAAAGAACCGGTAGCAATACTTAGAGCATATGGTGTTACAATAAGTTTGACAACTATAGGAACAGCTCTTGGATTATTTACAGTAGCAATGACAGCATATGTACTTCAAAGAAAAGACTTTAGATGGAGAAATAAATTTTCATTCTTCTTCTATTTTACAACATTATTTAGTGGTGGACTTGTACCATGGTATATACTGATGGTTAGATATCTTGATTTAAAAGACAGTTATCTATCATTATTATTGCCACCAATGCTAAGTGTATTTAATATTATTCTCATGAAAAGTTATTTAGGTGGTATACCTAAAGCGCTTACTGAGGCTGCAAAAATTGATGGGGCAGGGGATTTTGAGATATTTTGGAAAATAATATTACCTTTATCAAAACCTGCACTTGCAACAGTTGGATTATTTATAGCAATAGGATACTGGAATGATTGGTACAACAGTATGTTATTTATTAATAATGAAAATCTATATTCACTTCAATATTACTTGTATAAAATAGTAAATAATGTTGAGGCATATAAGACTGTTTTATCTCAAACTGGAGGAAGTGTAGGCTCAGCAATTAATATGCCTAGTGAGTCTTTAAAGATGGCGCTTACAGTAATAGTAACTGGACCAATAATATTAGTATATCCTTTTATACAAAAATATTTTGTATCAGGTATAACTATAGGAGCAGTTAAGGAATAA
- a CDS encoding response regulator transcription factor → MINLLIVDDEIFTREGLLEMLPLDELGITETRQAFDGIDALNVSKDFEPNILLTDVRMPRMNGIELAFEIRKLYPECSIIFMSGYSDKEYLKSAIALKAITYVEKPIELDELENALKSAISENLKSKTLKDSIENKIALEMSSEYNKSNIENIINSCVSKEIQEKLYKAFFVTVLLKVQTPIKNENEKLIDTLKGICSLYLFNNFISIKNENEIILHLFFTNSDKIYMDIKSSLFNSLFISIGEYLATNTNYYICVGNIVSEMTDIPRSYDSACIMSNHTFFYDYNSIILPLSNTNDSYILNENIYSEFDAYLSKEDNQNIILIIKNLTSEIRKFTGTKASYVRDIYYRLFLKIFNFSLDRNIAIDDYINSNDVFDQILKCPNIFILEGFLIDKINEFFIILKDKASKSNPVLSVLEYIHNNYSDSNLGLEQISKNTFLTPAYICVIFKDFTSTTVNKYINEYRIEKAKLFLKDSNISMSDIATKVGYSDGNYFSKIFRKATSYTPSEYRRSFSK, encoded by the coding sequence ATGATAAATTTATTAATTGTAGATGATGAAATTTTCACTCGTGAAGGTCTTCTTGAAATGTTACCTTTAGATGAACTTGGTATAACTGAAACTAGACAAGCATTCGATGGCATTGATGCATTAAATGTATCTAAGGATTTTGAACCTAATATATTATTGACGGATGTTAGAATGCCTCGTATGAACGGTATAGAATTAGCATTTGAAATAAGAAAGTTATATCCTGAATGTTCTATAATTTTTATGAGTGGGTATTCAGATAAAGAGTATTTAAAATCAGCTATTGCACTTAAGGCGATCACTTATGTTGAAAAACCTATTGAATTAGATGAGCTTGAAAATGCACTTAAATCTGCAATTTCAGAAAATTTAAAATCTAAAACATTAAAGGATAGTATTGAAAATAAAATTGCACTAGAAATGAGTAGTGAATATAACAAATCAAATATAGAAAATATCATTAATTCTTGTGTTTCTAAAGAAATCCAAGAAAAGTTATATAAGGCATTTTTTGTAACCGTTTTACTTAAAGTGCAAACTCCAATTAAAAATGAAAATGAGAAACTTATTGACACATTAAAAGGTATTTGTTCTTTATACCTCTTTAATAATTTTATATCTATAAAAAATGAAAATGAAATAATTCTTCACCTTTTCTTTACTAATAGTGATAAAATTTATATGGATATTAAATCTAGTTTATTTAATTCCTTATTTATATCAATTGGTGAATATTTAGCAACCAATACAAATTACTATATCTGTGTTGGTAACATTGTTTCTGAAATGACAGATATTCCAAGGTCATATGATTCAGCTTGTATAATGTCAAATCACACATTTTTTTATGACTATAATTCTATAATACTTCCATTAAGTAATACTAATGATAGTTATATACTTAATGAAAATATTTATTCTGAATTTGATGCATATCTTTCTAAAGAAGATAATCAAAATATTATTTTAATAATAAAAAATTTAACTTCTGAAATCAGAAAGTTTACAGGTACTAAAGCTTCATATGTTAGAGATATATATTATAGATTATTTTTAAAAATATTTAACTTTTCTCTTGATAGAAACATAGCAATTGATGACTATATAAATTCTAACGATGTTTTTGATCAAATATTAAAGTGTCCGAATATTTTTATACTGGAAGGATTTTTAATAGATAAAATCAATGAATTTTTTATTATTTTAAAAGATAAAGCTTCAAAAAGTAACCCTGTTTTATCTGTTTTAGAATACATACATAATAATTATTCTGATTCTAATCTGGGTTTAGAACAAATTAGTAAAAACACCTTTCTTACTCCAGCATATATTTGCGTTATTTTTAAAGATTTTACCTCTACAACTGTAAACAAGTATATTAATGAATACAGAATTGAAAAAGCTAAACTCTTTTTAAAGGACTCTAATATAAGCATGAGTGATATTGCTACCAAAGTAGGCTATAGTGATGGAAATTATTTTTCTAAAATCTTTAGGAAAGCAACATCTTATACTCCATCTGAATATAGGAGGAGTTTTTCTAAATGA
- a CDS encoding ABC transporter permease yields the protein MERGINQNLVNDDYIIKDISKSASILKEIKKNKVLLLMLLPAILYFFIFSYIPMGGTVLAFKNYNFRDGIFGSPFVGFDNFKYFFLSGQAFTVTRNTILYNVGFIVVNTTLQMGMAILISEISKKYFKKIAQTAMFLPYFISWVVVGVIAYNILNVENGTINAVLSKLGFEKVNFYANTYAWPIILIFASAWKNVGYGTVLYLAAIMGIDSEIYEAAKIDGANIFQRIFKVTIPCLVPTLTILTLLAIGTIFRGDFQMFYQLVGNNGPLFNATDVIDTFTFRSLVQSGEVGMSAAAGLYQSVFCFITIIITNYIVKRYDKDNSLF from the coding sequence ATGGAGAGAGGAATTAATCAGAATTTAGTTAATGATGATTACATTATAAAAGACATTAGTAAAAGCGCTAGTATTTTAAAGGAGATTAAAAAAAATAAAGTATTACTATTAATGCTATTACCAGCAATACTTTATTTTTTCATATTTAGTTATATTCCTATGGGGGGAACAGTTCTAGCCTTCAAAAATTATAACTTTAGAGATGGAATTTTTGGAAGTCCTTTTGTAGGATTTGATAATTTCAAATATTTTTTCTTATCAGGACAAGCATTTACAGTAACAAGAAATACTATTCTTTATAATGTAGGGTTTATAGTAGTAAATACAACTTTGCAAATGGGAATGGCAATATTGATTTCAGAAATTTCTAAAAAATATTTTAAAAAAATTGCTCAAACAGCAATGTTTTTACCATATTTCATTTCATGGGTTGTTGTAGGTGTAATTGCTTACAACATATTAAATGTTGAAAATGGAACAATAAATGCAGTTTTAAGCAAACTAGGCTTTGAAAAAGTAAATTTTTATGCGAATACTTATGCCTGGCCAATTATATTAATATTTGCTTCAGCTTGGAAGAATGTTGGATATGGAACTGTATTATATTTAGCAGCAATCATGGGAATAGACTCAGAAATTTATGAAGCTGCAAAAATTGATGGAGCAAATATTTTTCAGAGAATTTTCAAGGTTACAATTCCATGTTTAGTTCCTACACTAACAATACTTACGCTACTTGCAATCGGAACTATATTTAGAGGTGATTTTCAAATGTTCTATCAACTCGTAGGTAATAATGGACCTTTATTTAATGCAACAGATGTTATAGATACATTTACATTTAGATCATTGGTGCAATCTGGCGAAGTTGGAATGTCCGCAGCAGCAGGTTTATATCAATCAGTATTTTGTTTTATAACAATAATAATAACGAATTATATAGTAAAACGTTATGATAAAGACAATTCATTATTTTAA
- a CDS encoding glycoside hydrolase family 53 protein has product MIGEIEMVNKKHNEETSFAKGADVGWLQQMEATGYKFYNDNGEEDCLKILKDHGINSIRLRTWVNPSDDPASGHCSTDEIVEMSVRAKRMGFRLMIDIHYSDSWADPEKQKKPEAWEKHSFDQLVLDVYDYTLEVMNALKVKDVNPEWVQVGNEIPSGMLWPEGSTDNFGQLSKLLNSGYEAVKAVFKEAKVIIHLDQGDNRERFISFFDNHKANGGKYDAIGVSYYPYWVEKDYTETIDNLSNNLIEFATRYGKEVIVCEIGGEDTNVRNNYDMLKEVIMRVKAIPEGKGLGVFYWEPQGAYSWSKYKLSAWGKDGRPTAVLDAFLL; this is encoded by the coding sequence ATGATAGGAGAAATAGAAATGGTAAATAAAAAACATAATGAAGAAACGAGTTTTGCAAAAGGTGCAGATGTAGGCTGGCTACAGCAGATGGAAGCAACAGGATATAAGTTTTATAATGATAATGGAGAAGAAGATTGTCTTAAGATTTTGAAGGATCATGGAATTAATTCAATACGTTTGAGAACTTGGGTAAATCCTTCTGACGATCCTGCCAGCGGTCATTGTAGTACTGATGAAATCGTGGAGATGTCAGTACGTGCAAAAAGAATGGGATTTAGATTGATGATAGATATTCATTATAGTGACAGCTGGGCAGATCCTGAAAAGCAAAAGAAACCTGAGGCTTGGGAAAAGCATAGTTTTGATCAATTGGTATTAGATGTTTATGATTACACTTTGGAAGTCATGAATGCATTAAAGGTTAAGGATGTTAATCCTGAATGGGTGCAGGTAGGTAATGAAATTCCCAGTGGTATGTTGTGGCCAGAAGGAAGCACTGATAACTTTGGACAATTATCCAAGTTGTTAAATAGCGGTTATGAAGCAGTAAAAGCCGTATTTAAGGAAGCAAAGGTTATTATTCACTTGGATCAAGGAGATAACCGAGAGAGGTTTATTAGCTTTTTTGACAATCATAAGGCTAATGGAGGGAAATATGATGCAATTGGTGTGTCTTATTATCCATACTGGGTAGAAAAAGATTATACTGAAACCATAGATAATTTGAGCAATAATTTAATTGAATTTGCAACCAGGTATGGCAAAGAAGTAATAGTATGTGAGATCGGTGGAGAAGATACAAATGTAAGGAATAATTATGATATGCTTAAAGAAGTTATAATGAGAGTAAAGGCTATTCCAGAAGGAAAAGGATTAGGAGTGTTTTATTGGGAACCGCAAGGAGCATATAGTTGGAGCAAATATAAATTAAGTGCTTGGGGCAAGGATGGAAGACCTACTGCAGTTCTTGATGCATTTTTACTTTAA
- a CDS encoding glycoside hydrolase family 53 protein, whose translation MLIKNFRSIFSLALCVILILTFFPTKNVQATTTFAKGADVGWLSEMEYYKWAFYNSNGVKQDCLQILKDHGINSIRFRVWVNPSRGFCNKDDVVKQAVRAKNMGFRILIDFHYSDTWCDPGQQAKPAAWKNYDFNGLMNAVYNYTYDVMSTLKSNGVNPEWVQVGNETNNGMLWEEGRASTNMKNFAWLVNSGYDAVKKVSSNSKVVIHLPGGDNNEVFRWLFDGLKANGAKYDVIGMSLYPNTTNWASLNKLCLANMNDMVNRYGKEVMLCEVGMDVNSPLICKAFLTDIINKTKSVSGGKGIGVFYWEPECYGDWNKYYKGAFDSTGKPTAALDAFL comes from the coding sequence ATGTTAATCAAAAATTTCAGAAGTATTTTTTCTCTAGCATTATGTGTGATTTTAATTTTAACTTTTTTTCCAACTAAAAATGTTCAAGCTACGACTACGTTTGCAAAAGGTGCAGATGTAGGTTGGCTATCAGAAATGGAATATTATAAATGGGCCTTTTATAACAGTAATGGTGTTAAACAGGATTGCTTGCAAATATTAAAAGACCATGGTATAAATTCAATTAGATTTAGGGTATGGGTTAACCCTTCACGTGGGTTTTGCAACAAGGATGATGTAGTAAAACAAGCAGTACGTGCAAAAAATATGGGATTCAGAATATTAATAGATTTTCATTATAGCGATACATGGTGTGATCCAGGACAACAGGCTAAACCAGCAGCATGGAAAAACTACGATTTTAATGGTTTAATGAATGCAGTTTATAATTATACCTATGATGTAATGAGCACATTAAAATCAAATGGAGTAAATCCAGAGTGGGTTCAAGTTGGAAATGAAACCAATAATGGTATGCTATGGGAAGAAGGACGAGCTTCCACAAATATGAAGAACTTTGCGTGGCTTGTTAATAGTGGTTATGATGCTGTGAAAAAAGTAAGCAGTAACTCTAAGGTTGTAATACACCTTCCTGGTGGAGATAATAATGAAGTATTTAGGTGGCTGTTTGATGGACTTAAAGCAAATGGTGCAAAGTATGATGTTATAGGTATGTCATTATATCCTAATACAACTAACTGGGCCAGTCTAAATAAATTATGTTTGGCTAATATGAATGACATGGTAAATAGATATGGTAAAGAAGTTATGTTATGTGAAGTTGGTATGGATGTTAATTCACCATTAATTTGTAAGGCTTTTCTTACAGATATAATAAATAAAACAAAATCTGTTTCTGGTGGAAAAGGTATAGGCGTATTCTACTGGGAACCTGAATGTTACGGTGATTGGAATAAATATTATAAAGGTGCCTTTGACAGTACCGGAAAGCCAACAGCGGCATTAGATGCATTTCTCTAG
- a CDS encoding ABC transporter substrate-binding protein, with amino-acid sequence MIKKTIKKMIAVGLTAMLAGTLMIGCGSSSSKSADASDPSKLQEVKLKMYLIGDKPKDFDTVYGKVNEIMKKKINATLDVSFLPWSDMTTKYQLLFQSGENFDMIFTASSWGYYSQVATKNGFYELTDDMLKKYAPNIYENEPKDAWKQGKINGKNYMIPSDQEEYGTRVFGARGDLMKKYGIDKIDNYDQLEAYMDAVSKDTASGVKVIANGGGQNLQYPYMMERYGFGGISGAPLPSIGFNVNDQSGNIFAYVDTPEYKEYAHKMKEFADKGYWASDSISSKATRDDDFVAGKTALMVWNIGSVADRVQRMNKSNPEWNAQVIDQTKGTNRLINTYTNNGMAINAISKNPERALMALDLLRYDKDIYELTWFGVEGTHWQAEGDKQYKTLDASESFPTGNVCPWGWYSQKEHRKPADQPAIVQETIDKWKSDYTVTNPLAAFSFDDSKLKNEMSAVGNVITQYGVPLDLGMVQDVDAGIKQYREKLSEAGFDKILEECKTQSKKYMDEYSK; translated from the coding sequence ATGATAAAAAAAACTATTAAGAAAATGATTGCTGTTGGATTAACAGCAATGCTTGCAGGAACACTTATGATAGGGTGTGGAAGTTCTAGCAGTAAAAGTGCTGATGCTTCAGATCCATCTAAATTACAAGAAGTAAAATTAAAAATGTACCTTATAGGGGATAAGCCAAAGGATTTTGATACTGTATATGGTAAAGTAAATGAAATTATGAAGAAAAAAATTAATGCAACATTAGATGTTAGCTTTTTGCCATGGTCTGATATGACTACTAAATATCAACTATTATTTCAATCAGGTGAGAATTTTGATATGATTTTCACAGCATCATCATGGGGGTATTATAGTCAAGTAGCAACAAAAAATGGGTTCTATGAACTAACAGACGATATGTTAAAAAAATATGCACCTAATATCTATGAAAATGAGCCAAAAGATGCATGGAAGCAAGGAAAAATAAACGGAAAGAATTACATGATTCCTAGTGACCAAGAAGAATATGGAACAAGGGTATTTGGCGCTAGAGGTGATTTAATGAAGAAATATGGAATTGATAAAATTGATAACTATGATCAATTAGAAGCATATATGGATGCTGTTTCTAAAGATACAGCAAGTGGTGTCAAAGTAATTGCAAATGGTGGTGGTCAAAATCTTCAATACCCATATATGATGGAGAGGTATGGATTTGGAGGGATTAGTGGAGCACCATTACCATCAATAGGATTTAATGTTAATGATCAGTCAGGAAATATATTTGCATATGTAGATACTCCAGAATATAAAGAATATGCACATAAAATGAAAGAATTCGCAGATAAGGGATATTGGGCAAGTGATTCAATTTCAAGTAAAGCAACAAGAGATGATGACTTTGTAGCTGGAAAAACTGCATTAATGGTTTGGAACATTGGATCTGTAGCAGATAGAGTACAAAGAATGAATAAAAGTAATCCAGAATGGAATGCTCAAGTTATTGACCAAACAAAGGGAACGAATAGATTAATAAATACTTATACAAATAATGGTATGGCTATCAATGCTATTTCTAAAAATCCTGAAAGAGCATTAATGGCATTAGATCTATTAAGATATGATAAAGATATTTATGAGTTAACTTGGTTCGGAGTTGAAGGAACTCACTGGCAAGCAGAGGGAGATAAGCAATATAAAACTTTAGATGCAAGTGAAAGCTTTCCAACAGGAAATGTGTGTCCTTGGGGTTGGTATAGCCAAAAAGAACATCGTAAACCAGCAGATCAACCAGCTATAGTTCAAGAAACAATAGATAAGTGGAAATCAGACTATACAGTAACTAATCCATTAGCAGCATTTTCATTTGATGATAGTAAATTGAAAAATGAAATGTCAGCAGTAGGAAATGTTATAACTCAATATGGAGTACCTCTTGATTTAGGAATGGTTCAAGATGTTGATGCTGGTATAAAGCAATATAGAGAAAAATTATCAGAAGCAGGATTTGACAAGATATTAGAAGAATGTAAGACTCAATCAAAGAAGTATATGGACGAATATAGCAAATAA
- a CDS encoding peptidase U32 family protein, whose protein sequence is MNRIELLAPAGNLEKLKTAINFGADAVYLGGNKLNLRAAADNFTIDELKEGLEYAHSRGKKIHVTLNVIPHNEDLVGIEEYITELYEIGVDAVLIADPGIMSIARAVAPELEIHLSTQASNLNYKSALFWHKVGVKRIVAAREMSLDDLKILRKELPETCDIEVFVHGAMCMGYSGKCLLSNYITGRDSNRGTCTQPCRFKYNLYEERETGDYHKVNEGEDGIYFMSSKDLCMIEHIPELIEAGINSLKIEGRMKSSYYVASIVKAYRKAIDKYIEDPKNYKYDPKLMEELMKPSHRPYTTGFYFDEKIRQNYESSAYIQDYDMVGIVKDYNKESHIATVQQRNKVCNGDLVEVLAIKGDNKIIKFEDMRKENGEEIESAPRPQMIFTVKCEEELMANDILVKSKK, encoded by the coding sequence TTAAAACTGCTATAAATTTTGGTGCTGATGCAGTATATCTTGGGGGAAATAAATTAAACTTGAGAGCAGCAGCAGATAATTTTACAATAGATGAATTAAAAGAAGGTCTTGAATATGCACATTCAAGAGGAAAAAAAATTCATGTTACATTAAATGTAATTCCACATAATGAAGATTTAGTGGGTATAGAAGAATATATTACTGAATTATATGAAATAGGTGTTGATGCTGTACTTATTGCAGATCCAGGGATTATGAGTATAGCTCGTGCGGTAGCACCAGAGCTTGAAATACATTTAAGTACTCAAGCTAGTAATTTAAATTATAAATCTGCTTTGTTCTGGCATAAGGTTGGAGTTAAAAGAATAGTAGCAGCAAGAGAAATGAGTCTTGATGATTTAAAGATACTAAGAAAAGAATTACCAGAAACTTGTGATATAGAAGTCTTTGTTCATGGTGCAATGTGTATGGGATACTCAGGCAAGTGTTTATTATCAAATTATATAACTGGCAGAGATTCTAATAGGGGAACTTGTACACAACCTTGTAGATTTAAATATAATCTATATGAAGAAAGAGAAACAGGTGATTATCATAAGGTTAACGAAGGCGAAGATGGAATTTATTTTATGAGCTCAAAGGACTTGTGTATGATAGAACATATTCCAGAACTTATTGAAGCAGGTATAAATTCTCTTAAAATTGAAGGTAGAATGAAAAGTTCATATTATGTAGCATCTATAGTAAAAGCATATAGAAAAGCCATTGATAAATACATAGAAGATCCTAAAAATTATAAATATGACCCTAAATTAATGGAAGAGCTTATGAAACCTAGCCACAGACCATACACAACTGGTTTTTATTTTGATGAAAAAATAAGACAAAATTATGAAAGTTCAGCATATATACAAGACTATGATATGGTAGGAATTGTGAAGGATTATAATAAGGAATCACATATTGCAACTGTGCAACAAAGAAATAAAGTTTGTAATGGTGATTTAGTTGAAGTTTTAGCTATAAAAGGAGATAACAAGATCATAAAATTTGAGGATATGAGAAAAGAAAATGGTGAGGAAATAGAAAGTGCACCTCGTCCACAAATGATTTTTACTGTGAAATGTGAAGAAGAATTAATGGCTAATGATATTCTCGTTAAAAGTAAAAAATAA
- a CDS encoding sensor histidine kinase, which produces MKLNWVRQLIKTFNSKLINQFLFMYSILIIIPLTILFTYTYTKMSTMIEDNIILSTEQAFDQSCSYITYKLSRIYSTSNSIVLDDNFTSILRKNPKNYPIYDQVSDLYKLRSNLSYNQNNVDIFTIDLYVNKDFIYSNENVNIYSMNQLENSKWLNKINSDNSRFFWCPSSYLRSDSPDLLCLGKTIVNPDNYSENIGYVILNFKKHDLENIIGKINSIDGSISCIINSNDDVIASTNDSTYMKYKDIINNVKPTNNTKLSNINIHNNTSFIQSSYINNTDWRIINIVPYEMINSQINTQRYILIIIVLIFGGASLCAGYYFFNSINRRLSKVIRGMREVHADTLDNFIENDGDDELGELISNYNYMIGKMSILVDEQYKSGKAVKNAELKALQSQINPHFLYNTLDMINWMAYKNMNSEIRLAVKNLAKFYKLSLNKGNDITPIEDELHHVSLYVEIQNMRYSNRISLEINVNSDIRSYLIPKITLQPIVENSITHGIFAKGNVEGKIIITGSIVNNNIYLKVSDDGIGIKESDLPLILSSEKHKSKNKESKGSGYGIKNINERLKLYYGDDYGLSFSSIYEKGTTVTIKLPIILEAL; this is translated from the coding sequence ATGAAACTAAATTGGGTTAGACAATTAATTAAAACTTTTAACTCTAAATTAATTAATCAATTTTTATTTATGTATTCAATACTTATAATAATTCCATTAACAATATTATTTACTTATACTTACACAAAAATGTCCACAATGATTGAAGATAATATTATACTATCTACTGAGCAAGCGTTTGATCAATCTTGTTCATATATTACTTATAAGTTATCTAGAATCTATAGCACATCGAATTCTATAGTTTTAGATGATAATTTTACTTCAATACTTAGAAAAAATCCTAAAAATTATCCAATTTATGATCAAGTTAGCGACTTATATAAGTTAAGATCTAATTTATCTTATAATCAAAATAATGTTGATATTTTTACTATAGACTTGTATGTAAATAAAGATTTTATTTACTCTAATGAAAATGTAAATATTTATTCTATGAATCAACTTGAGAATTCAAAATGGCTAAATAAAATTAACAGTGATAATTCTAGATTTTTTTGGTGTCCATCTTCATATTTAAGGTCTGATTCGCCTGATCTTCTTTGCTTAGGAAAAACTATTGTTAATCCTGATAATTATTCTGAAAATATAGGATATGTTATACTTAATTTTAAGAAACATGACTTGGAAAATATAATAGGAAAAATTAATTCTATTGATGGCAGTATAAGTTGCATAATAAATTCGAATGACGATGTAATTGCTTCTACAAATGATAGTACTTATATGAAATATAAAGATATTATCAATAATGTAAAACCAACAAATAATACTAAATTGAGTAATATTAATATTCATAATAATACTTCATTTATTCAAAGTTCATATATTAATAATACTGACTGGCGTATTATTAATATTGTCCCATATGAGATGATAAACTCCCAAATAAATACACAGCGATACATTTTAATAATTATAGTTCTAATTTTTGGTGGAGCTTCACTTTGTGCTGGATATTATTTTTTTAATTCTATAAATAGGCGCTTATCTAAAGTAATAAGAGGTATGAGAGAAGTTCATGCCGATACTCTTGATAATTTTATTGAAAATGATGGTGATGATGAACTTGGCGAACTTATTAGCAACTATAACTATATGATAGGTAAAATGTCAATATTAGTTGATGAACAATATAAATCTGGTAAAGCTGTTAAAAATGCAGAATTAAAAGCCCTTCAATCTCAGATTAATCCTCATTTTTTATATAATACACTAGATATGATAAATTGGATGGCTTATAAAAATATGAATTCAGAAATACGTTTAGCTGTTAAAAATTTAGCTAAATTTTATAAACTTTCTTTAAATAAAGGTAATGATATAACACCTATAGAAGATGAATTGCATCATGTTTCTTTATATGTTGAAATTCAAAACATGAGATACAGTAATAGAATATCCTTAGAAATTAATGTTAATAGTGATATTAGAAGTTATTTAATTCCTAAAATTACACTGCAACCAATTGTTGAAAACTCTATAACCCATGGAATTTTTGCAAAAGGTAATGTAGAAGGAAAAATAATTATTACTGGATCTATAGTTAATAATAATATTTATTTAAAAGTTTCTGATGATGGTATTGGAATTAAAGAAAGTGATTTACCTTTAATTTTGTCATCAGAAAAACATAAATCTAAGAATAAAGAATCAAAAGGTAGTGGATACGGAATTAAAAATATAAACGAAAGATTGAAACTTTATTATGGTGATGATTATGGACTTTCTTTCAGCAGTATATATGAAAAAGGAACTACCGTTACTATAAAACTACCTATAATACTGGAGGCATTATGA